The Ovis aries strain OAR_USU_Benz2616 breed Rambouillet chromosome 11, ARS-UI_Ramb_v3.0, whole genome shotgun sequence genome window below encodes:
- the NUFIP2 gene encoding FMR1-interacting protein NUFIP2 — MEEKPGQPQSQHHHSHHHPHHHPQQQQQQPHHHHHYYFYNHSHNHHHHHHHQQPHQYLQHGAEGSPKAQPKPLKHEQKHALQQHQETPKKKTGYGELNGNAGEREISLKSLGSEEATNPISRVLNGNQQVVDTNLKQTVKSSTFGKAGIKTRNFIQKNSMDKKNGKSYENKSGENQSIDKTDTVAIPNGVVTNNSGYITNGYMGKGADNDGSGSESGYTTPKKRKARRNSAKGCENLNLVQDKIMQQETNVPTLKQGLETFKPDYSEQKGSRVDGSKPIWKYETGPGGTSRGKPAVGDMLRKSSDIKPGVSSKKFDDRPKGKHTSAVASKEDSWTLFKPPPVFPVDNSSAKIVPKISYASKVKENLNKTVQNSSVSPSSSSSSSSSTGETQTQASSRLSQVPMSALKSVTSASFSNGPVIAGTDASVYSPGGQPLLTTAANTLTPISSGTDSVLQDMSLTSAAVEQIKSGLFIYPSNMQTVLLSTAQVDLPSQTDQQNLGDIFQNQWGLSFINEPSAGPETVTGKSSDHKVMEVTFQGEYPATLVSQGAEIIPSGTEHPVFPKAYELEKRTSPQVLGSILKSGTTSESGALSLEPSHIGDLQKADTSSQGALVFLSKDYEIENQNPLASPTNTLLGSAKEQRYQRGLERNDSWGSFDLRAAIVYHTKEMESVWNLQKQDPKRIITYNEAMDSPDQ; from the exons ATGGAGGAGAAGCCCGGCCAGCCACAGTCTCAGCACCATCACAGCCACCACCATCCGCACCATcacccccagcagcagcagcagcagccgcaccaccatcaccattattATTTCTACAACCACAGCcacaaccaccatcaccaccaccatcaccagcagcCTCACCAATACCTGCAGCATGGAGCCGAGGGCAGCCCCAAGGCCCAGCCAAAGCCGCTGAAACATGAGCAGAAACACGCCCTCCAGCAGCACCAGGAAACGCCGAAGAAGAAAACAG gctATGGTGAACTAAATGGTAATgctggagaaagagaaatatctttAAAGAGCCTGGGTTCTGAGGAAGCTACCAACCCTATTTCCAGGGTCCTCAATGGCAACCAACAAGTTGTAGACACTAATCTGAAGCAGACTGTAAAGTCCAGCACCTTTGGGAAAGCAGGAATTAAAACCAGgaattttattcagaaaaacAGTATGGACAAAAAGAATGGGAAGTCTTATGAAAATAAATCCGGAGAGAACCAATCTATAGACAAGACTGATACTGTAGCAATTCCAAATGGTGTTGTAACAAATAATTCTGGCTATATTACTAATGGTTATATGGGCAAAGGAGCAGATAATGATGGTAGTGGATCTGAGAGCGGATATACCACTCCTAAAAAAAGGAAAGCTAGGCGCAATAGTGCCAAGGGTTGTGAAAACCTTAATTTAGTGCAGGACAAAATAATGCAACAAGAGACCAATGTCCCAACCTTAAAACAGGGACTTGAAACTTTCAAGCCTGACTACAGTGAACAAAAGGGAAGTCGAGTAGATGGTTCAAAGCCTATTTGGAAGTATGAAACTGGGCCTGGAGGAACAAGTCGAGGAAAACCTGCTGTGGGTGATATGCTTCGGAAAAGCTCTGATATTAAGCCTGGTGTGAGCAGCAAAAAGTTTGATGATCGGCCCAAAGGAAAGCATACTTCTGCTGTTGCCTCCAAAGAGGACTCGTGGACCCTGTTTAAACCACCCccagtttttccagtggacaATAGCAGTGCTAAAATCGTTCCTAAAATAAGTTATGCAAGCAAAGTTAAGGAAAACCTCAACAAAACTGTACAGAACTCTTCTGTGTCACCATCTTCATCTTCATCCTCCTCATCATCTACTGGGGAAACTCAGACCCAAGCTTCAAGTCGATTATCCCAGGTCCCTATGTCAGCGCTGAAATCTGTTACTTCGGCCAGCTTTTCTAATGGGCCAGTTATAGCAGGGACTGATGCAAGTGTGTATTCTCCAGGGGGTCAGCCACTGCTAACTACTGCTGCTAATACTCTAACACCCATCTCTTCTGGGACTGATTCAGTCCTCCAAGACATGAGTCTGACTTCAGCAGCTGTTGAACAAATTAAGTCCGGCCTTTTTATCTACCCTTCAAATATGCAAACTGTGCTGTTGAGCACAGCACAAGTGGATCTACCCTCTCAGACAGATCAGCAAAACCTGGGAGATATCTTCCAGAATCAGTGGGGTTTATCATTTATCAATGAACCCAGTGCTGGCCCTGAAACTGTTACTGGGAAGTCATCAGATCATAAAGTGATGGAGGTGACATTTCAAGGGGAATATCCTGCCACTTTGGTTTCACAGGGTGCTGAAATAATCCCCTCAGGAACTGAGCATCCTGTGTTTCCCAAGGCATATGAGCTGGAAAAACGGACTAGTCCTCAAGTTCTGGGTAGCATTCTAAAATCTGGGACTACTAGTGAGAGTGGAGCCTTATCCTTGGAACCCAGTCATATAGGTGACCTGCAGAAAGCAGACACCAGTAGTCAAGGTGCTTTAGTGTTTCTCTCAAAGGACTATGAGATAGAAAATCAAAATCCTCTGGCGTCTCCTACGAACACTTTGTTAGGCTCCGCCAAAGAACAGAGATACCAGAGAGGCCTAGAAAGGAATGATAGCTGGGGTTCTTTTGACCTGAGGGCTGCTATTGTATATCACACTAAAG